One genomic window of Actinoalloteichus hoggarensis includes the following:
- the dnaE gene encoding DNA polymerase III subunit alpha, whose protein sequence is MLDGAAKVAPLFAEAARLGMPAVGMTDHGNMYGSAEFYRQSKKAGIKPIIGIEAYIAPGSRFHKKPVFWGESGQRSSDQSGEGGDVSGAGAYTHMTMLAGNATGLRNLFALSSRASFEGYYRKPRMDRELISEYAEGIIATTGCPSGEVQTRLRLGQPEAAMQAASDYKDIFGADNFFLELMDHGLPIERSVREGLLRIGRELNLRPLATNDSHYVTRDQAAAHSALLCVQSGKTLSDPTRFKFDGDGYYLKSAEEMRAYWDAEVPGAADNTLLIAERIESYDEVYAHVDRMPRFPLKEGETENGLLRAEVEHYTPTRFPDGLTQEYQDRIDRELGVIANMGFPAYFLVVGDLVRWAKEQKIAVGPGRGSATGSLVAYILHITDLDPIEHSLLFERFLNPERISMPDIDLDFDERRRGEVMDYTVNKWGAENVAQVITYGTIKTKAAIKDAARVHFGQPGFSIADRISKALPPPVAAKDIPLAGIVDSSHERYAEAAEIRTLIQNDQEVSTIFETARGLEGLTRNAGVHACAVILSSQPLLDVIPLWKRDDGSIITGWDFPACEDIGLLKMDFLGLRTLTVIDDTVKEVERNHGRVIDTATLGLDDTASYELLSRGDTLGVFQLDGGGMRDLLRRMQPTHFGDIAAAIALYRPGPMAANAHLDYAERSNGRQKISPIHPELKDALEPILGETYHLLVYQEQVMAIAQQLAGYTLGGADLLRRAMGKKKKEVLEQEFEKFRSGMAGNGYSAEAIQTLWDVMLPFAGYAFNKSHTAGYGLVAYWTAYLKANYPAEFMAAQLTSIGGDKDKSAIYLAECRRLGIKVLAPDVNDSGLHFAAVGSDIRFGLGAVRNVGANVVQSIVSRRKEKGGYTSFTDFLDKAEIVTCNKRVVESLIKAGGFDSFGHSRRSLFEHHEAAVDAVIGLKRQEALGQFDLFGGGDEDGEKSPDASPLAHLTFAPEEWPRKQLLAYEREMLGLYVSAHPLDGAERILRKHAPKTIAAVLHEAPKEGEIVIAGMISSVDRRVNKQGEPWAIVTIEDLDAAVEVLFFAKSYSVLHADLVADSAVAVKGRVNWRDDRMSVFGSGVIPLDISEAETNPGVAPAVVLRAEAERLTRDAVAELRSALLAHAGDAPLRLVLAHDGVEETYTVDRYPVSGSPAFAAELKAIPGLTVVS, encoded by the coding sequence ATGCTCGACGGGGCGGCGAAGGTCGCTCCCCTGTTCGCCGAGGCCGCCAGGCTCGGGATGCCCGCCGTGGGCATGACGGACCACGGCAACATGTACGGCTCGGCGGAGTTCTACCGACAGTCGAAGAAGGCGGGCATCAAGCCGATCATCGGCATCGAGGCCTACATCGCGCCGGGCAGCCGGTTCCACAAGAAGCCGGTGTTCTGGGGCGAGTCGGGGCAGCGGTCCAGCGACCAGTCCGGTGAGGGCGGCGACGTCTCCGGTGCAGGCGCCTACACGCACATGACGATGCTGGCGGGCAACGCCACCGGGCTGCGCAACCTCTTCGCGTTGTCGAGCCGGGCGAGCTTCGAGGGCTACTACCGGAAGCCTCGGATGGACCGCGAGCTGATCTCGGAGTACGCCGAGGGGATCATCGCGACGACGGGGTGTCCGTCGGGCGAGGTGCAGACGCGGCTGCGGCTGGGGCAGCCGGAGGCGGCGATGCAGGCGGCCTCGGATTACAAGGACATCTTCGGCGCGGACAACTTCTTCCTGGAGTTGATGGACCACGGGCTGCCCATCGAACGTTCGGTTCGTGAGGGGCTGCTGCGCATCGGCCGGGAGCTGAACCTGCGTCCGCTGGCCACCAACGACTCGCACTACGTGACCAGGGACCAGGCCGCGGCGCACTCGGCGTTGCTGTGCGTCCAGTCGGGCAAGACGCTGAGCGACCCGACGCGGTTCAAGTTCGACGGCGACGGCTACTACCTGAAGTCGGCCGAGGAGATGCGCGCCTACTGGGACGCCGAGGTGCCCGGCGCGGCCGACAACACGCTGCTCATCGCGGAGCGCATCGAGTCCTACGACGAGGTCTACGCCCACGTCGACCGGATGCCTCGGTTCCCGCTGAAGGAAGGCGAGACGGAGAACGGTCTGCTGCGCGCCGAGGTCGAGCACTACACGCCGACCCGTTTCCCGGACGGCCTGACCCAGGAGTATCAGGACCGTATCGACCGTGAACTCGGCGTCATCGCCAACATGGGCTTCCCGGCGTACTTCCTCGTGGTCGGCGACCTGGTGCGCTGGGCCAAGGAACAGAAGATCGCCGTCGGCCCCGGCCGTGGTTCGGCGACCGGGTCACTGGTGGCCTACATCCTGCACATCACCGATCTCGACCCCATCGAGCATTCGCTGCTGTTCGAGCGGTTCCTGAATCCCGAGCGCATCTCCATGCCCGACATCGACCTCGACTTCGACGAGCGTCGTCGGGGCGAGGTCATGGACTACACGGTCAACAAGTGGGGCGCGGAGAACGTCGCGCAGGTCATCACCTACGGCACGATCAAGACGAAGGCGGCCATCAAGGACGCCGCGCGGGTGCACTTCGGGCAGCCCGGCTTCTCGATCGCCGACCGGATCTCCAAGGCGTTGCCGCCGCCGGTCGCGGCCAAGGACATCCCGTTGGCGGGCATCGTCGACTCCTCCCACGAGCGTTACGCCGAGGCGGCGGAGATCCGCACGCTGATCCAGAACGACCAGGAGGTCTCGACGATCTTCGAGACCGCCCGAGGTCTGGAGGGGCTGACCCGCAACGCGGGCGTCCACGCCTGCGCGGTGATCCTCTCCTCGCAGCCGCTGCTGGACGTCATCCCGTTGTGGAAGCGGGACGACGGTTCGATCATCACAGGCTGGGACTTCCCGGCGTGTGAGGACATCGGGCTGTTGAAGATGGACTTCCTCGGGTTGCGGACGTTGACGGTCATCGACGACACCGTCAAGGAGGTCGAACGCAACCACGGCCGGGTGATCGACACGGCCACCCTGGGGTTGGACGACACCGCGTCGTACGAGCTGTTGAGCCGAGGCGACACCCTGGGCGTCTTCCAACTGGACGGCGGCGGCATGCGGGATCTGCTGCGCCGCATGCAGCCGACCCACTTCGGTGACATCGCCGCCGCCATCGCGTTGTACCGGCCCGGTCCGATGGCGGCCAACGCGCACCTGGACTACGCCGAGCGTTCGAACGGTCGGCAGAAGATCTCCCCGATTCATCCCGAGTTGAAGGACGCGCTGGAGCCGATCCTCGGCGAGACCTACCACCTGCTGGTCTATCAGGAGCAGGTCATGGCGATCGCCCAGCAGCTCGCCGGCTACACCCTGGGCGGCGCGGACCTGCTGCGTCGCGCCATGGGTAAGAAGAAGAAGGAGGTCCTGGAGCAGGAGTTCGAGAAGTTCCGCTCCGGGATGGCGGGCAACGGCTATTCCGCGGAGGCGATCCAGACTCTCTGGGACGTCATGCTGCCCTTCGCGGGTTATGCGTTCAACAAGTCCCACACCGCCGGTTACGGCCTCGTCGCGTATTGGACCGCGTATCTCAAGGCGAACTATCCGGCCGAGTTCATGGCGGCCCAGCTCACCTCGATCGGCGGCGACAAGGACAAGTCCGCGATCTATCTCGCCGAGTGCAGGCGCCTGGGCATCAAGGTCCTCGCCCCGGACGTCAACGACTCCGGCCTGCATTTCGCCGCCGTCGGCAGCGACATCCGCTTCGGGCTGGGTGCCGTGCGCAACGTGGGTGCGAACGTCGTCCAGTCCATCGTGTCCCGGCGTAAGGAGAAGGGCGGCTACACGTCCTTCACCGACTTCCTGGACAAGGCCGAGATCGTGACCTGCAACAAGCGGGTGGTGGAGTCGCTGATCAAGGCGGGCGGCTTCGACTCGTTCGGTCATTCGCGGCGGTCGCTGTTCGAGCATCATGAGGCGGCGGTCGACGCGGTGATCGGCCTCAAACGCCAGGAGGCCCTGGGCCAGTTCGATCTCTTCGGCGGGGGTGACGAGGACGGGGAGAAGTCTCCCGACGCGTCGCCGCTGGCTCATCTGACCTTCGCGCCGGAGGAGTGGCCGCGTAAGCAGCTGCTGGCCTACGAGCGGGAGATGCTGGGTCTGTACGTCTCGGCTCATCCGTTGGACGGCGCGGAGCGCATCCTGCGCAAGCACGCGCCGAAGACCATCGCCGCCGTCCTCCACGAGGCGCCGAAGGAGGGCGAGATCGTCATCGCGGGGATGATCTCCAGCGTCGACCGGCGGGTGAACAAGCAGGGCGAGCCGTGGGCGATCGTCACGATCGAGGACCTGGACGCGGCGGTGGAGGTGCTGTTCTTCGCCAAGAGCTACAGCGTGCTCCACGCCGACCTCGTCGCCGACTCCGCCGTCGCGGTGAAGGGCCGGGTGAACTGGCGTGACGACCGGATGTCGGTCTTCGGTTCGGGGGTGATCCCGCTCGACATCAGCGAGGCGGAGACGAACCCGGGCGTGGCGCCTGCCGTGGTGCTGCGGGCCGAGGCGGAGCGACTGACCAGGGACGCGGTCGCCGAGCTGCGGAGTGCGCTGCTGGCTCACGCGGGGGACGCTCCGCTGCGCCTGGTGCTCGCGCACGACGGGGTGGAGGAGACGTACACGGTCGACCGCTATCCGGTCTCGGGGTCGCCCGCGTTCGCCGCCGAGTTGAAGGCCATCCCGGGGTTGACCGTCGTCTCGTGA
- a CDS encoding DUF4180 domain-containing protein, which produces MADELEQRAGVSVLVCDPEGPTVATVQDALDLVGAVFLGARAVAVPAGRLDEAFYTLSTGFAGEVMQKFVNYDLRLAVIGDISAHLAASSALRSLVHESNRGGHVWFLPDLDALDARLAALA; this is translated from the coding sequence ATGGCTGACGAGCTGGAGCAGCGGGCGGGCGTCTCGGTGCTGGTCTGCGACCCCGAGGGGCCGACCGTGGCGACGGTCCAGGACGCGCTGGACCTGGTGGGCGCGGTGTTCCTCGGCGCCAGGGCGGTGGCCGTCCCCGCCGGCAGGCTCGACGAGGCCTTCTACACGCTGAGCACCGGCTTCGCGGGCGAGGTCATGCAGAAGTTCGTCAACTACGACCTGCGGCTCGCCGTCATCGGCGACATCTCCGCGCACCTGGCGGCCAGTTCGGCGCTGCGCTCCCTGGTGCACGAGTCGAACCGCGGGGGTCACGTGTGGTTCCTGCCCGACCTCGACGCCCTGGACGCGCGGCTGGCAGCCCTCGCCTGA
- a CDS encoding helix-turn-helix domain-containing protein: MSEEMLSVEQVADRLGLHVRTVRGYIRSGRLPAVRIGKQYRVAHADFQALTGAAPDRSGPARAADPEASSIVQIEGLTSGAADRLATLVLASVNHARAPGRPLRVQTIYEEERARMKIVILGGLAETAGVLTLLDSVLDGDNGLVTTTEAHDG; encoded by the coding sequence ATGAGTGAGGAAATGCTCTCGGTCGAGCAGGTAGCGGACCGACTCGGGCTGCACGTTCGCACCGTGCGCGGCTACATCCGCTCCGGCAGGCTCCCCGCCGTGCGCATCGGCAAGCAGTACCGCGTCGCGCACGCCGACTTCCAGGCGCTGACAGGGGCCGCGCCGGACCGGTCGGGGCCCGCGCGGGCCGCCGACCCGGAGGCGTCGAGCATCGTGCAGATCGAGGGGCTGACGTCGGGTGCGGCGGATCGGCTCGCCACGCTCGTCCTGGCCTCGGTGAACCACGCGCGAGCCCCCGGGCGTCCCCTGCGGGTGCAGACGATCTACGAGGAGGAACGAGCGCGGATGAAGATCGTGATACTGGGCGGCCTGGCCGAGACGGCCGGGGTGCTGACGCTGCTCGACAGCGTGCTCGACGGGGACAACGGACTGGTGACCACCACGGAGGCGCACGATGGCTGA